In Ignavibacteriales bacterium, the following proteins share a genomic window:
- a CDS encoding radical SAM protein — protein sequence MPRERKYTFGPVPSRRLGLSLGVDIIPNKLCSLDCVYCEVGITDKRGLARKEYLPANEILAEVKDVIAEYPDLDHITISGSGEPTLNSKIGDIIRGIKHMTSVPVAVLTNGTLLDNPEVRRDLMDADIVSPSLDAVSADVFEKVDRPNPKLRISTIIDGIKAFRREYQGRMWIEILFVKGMNDHDEEVFKMKQVLDEILPEKIHLNTVIRPPAYAIAQPVDEDRLKEIQKILGERSEIVGIFKETHKTQKHSIDGQAILALLKRRAMTVDQMTESLAMQQEEIIATLKQLDQGKCLKSYVFNGEEYYQALQK from the coding sequence ATGCCAAGAGAACGAAAATATACCTTTGGTCCTGTTCCGTCGAGGCGATTAGGTTTATCACTGGGTGTAGATATTATCCCGAATAAACTCTGCTCACTTGATTGTGTGTACTGCGAAGTCGGCATCACCGACAAACGCGGCCTTGCAAGGAAAGAATATTTGCCAGCAAATGAAATTCTTGCCGAGGTGAAAGACGTGATCGCAGAATATCCGGATCTCGACCATATTACCATCTCCGGCTCCGGCGAACCGACATTGAACTCAAAAATTGGCGACATCATCCGCGGCATCAAGCACATGACGAGTGTTCCAGTTGCTGTGCTCACAAACGGGACGCTTTTGGATAATCCAGAAGTACGGCGCGACTTGATGGATGCAGATATTGTTTCGCCATCGCTGGATGCGGTCTCGGCAGATGTATTTGAAAAAGTCGACCGGCCCAATCCGAAACTCCGTATAAGCACTATTATCGACGGCATCAAAGCGTTTCGGCGGGAATACCAGGGCAGAATGTGGATCGAAATTCTTTTTGTCAAAGGAATGAACGACCACGATGAGGAAGTATTCAAGATGAAACAGGTGCTGGATGAAATCCTACCGGAAAAAATTCATCTCAATACCGTCATCCGCCCGCCGGCATACGCAATTGCACAGCCGGTTGATGAAGACCGCTTGAAGGAGATTCAAAAGATATTGGGTGAACGGAGTGAAATAGTCGGTATCTTCAAAGAAACACATAAGACACAAAAGCACAGTATTGACGGACAAGCGATTCTTGCGCTCCTCAAGCGCCGTGCAATGACTGTTGATCAGATGACGGAATCATTGGCTATGCAGCAAGAAGAAATTATTGCAACTTTGAAACAGTTGGATCAAGGAAAATGTCTTAAGTCGTATGTGTTCAACGGAGAAGAATATTACCAGGCACTACAGAAGTAA
- a CDS encoding sulfite exporter TauE/SafE family protein — protein MNQELSILIITAVSVALVHTILGPDHYVPFIVMAKAGKWSTFKTTLVTIFCGIGHVGSSVVLGFVGVGLGIAVAHLQSIESIRGNIAGWILIAFGLIYGIWGLRRAYLNKPHTHWHPHSDGNTHSHTHVHAEEHAHVHEQPDSPSMTPWVLFIIFVLGPCEPLIPILMYPAAHGHILNVVIVSLVFGLITIGTMVGIVLSSIAGLRLLPMGHFERYTHALAGISIFFCGIAIQFLGL, from the coding sequence ATGAATCAAGAACTTAGCATACTCATAATAACGGCTGTATCCGTCGCGCTCGTTCATACGATTCTTGGCCCAGATCATTACGTACCATTTATTGTTATGGCCAAGGCCGGCAAATGGTCCACGTTTAAGACAACGCTTGTCACCATCTTCTGCGGCATCGGTCATGTGGGTAGCTCTGTTGTCCTTGGATTTGTGGGGGTAGGACTTGGAATTGCCGTTGCGCATCTGCAGTCGATCGAATCGATCCGCGGAAACATTGCCGGTTGGATATTAATCGCTTTCGGATTGATCTACGGAATTTGGGGACTTCGCAGAGCATATCTGAATAAACCGCATACTCACTGGCATCCTCACAGTGATGGCAATACACACAGCCATACACATGTCCATGCAGAAGAACACGCACACGTGCATGAACAGCCTGACAGTCCGAGTATGACGCCCTGGGTGCTGTTCATCATTTTTGTTCTTGGCCCGTGTGAGCCATTAATTCCAATACTTATGTACCCGGCTGCTCACGGTCATATTCTTAATGTTGTTATCGTAAGTCTTGTCTTCGGTTTGATTACCATTGGCACAATGGTTGGTATTGTTCTCAGTTCCATTGCCGGTTTACGCTTGCTTCCTATGGGGCATTTTGAGCGCTACACTCATGCGCTCGCGGGAATTTCAATATTCTTTTGCGGAATTGCGATCCAATTCCTAGGTTTGTAA